One genomic region from Halomicrobium zhouii encodes:
- a CDS encoding D-aminoacyl-tRNA deacylase, translated as MLAIVVSRADSASEHVGEHLLDLADWEERVDDSRPDADGGATVYHLDDAELRFFDELHLETTRVADGFDDPDLLVFASRHAGETDELLTAHHTGNFGEAEFGGTDGSLARACPNAHRRVLEALAEHAPEEYEVGMECTHHGPSDVGTPSMFVEVGSDEAQWADPAAARAVASAILDLRGVAPDAPRENGSRRQLVGFGGCHYAPRFDRVVHETDWAVGHVAADWCLDAMGDPEANEDVVRQAFEASAADYALLEADRLALRETIAALGYRVVSETWVRETTGVPLGLVERAEDAIATVDEGLRFGDVPGAVDDAAADDEAAVPVDFDVVSISDDLLTEACGIDAEGVLDAVSESAVAFDTEQNGTRVVGPVAVRNASDRDRILDGIADVLRAKYDEVTRSGDELIARRQALDPERARMIGVPEGPKFGRLSSGESVEVDGRTIKPEDVSRERKRRFNC; from the coding sequence ATGCTCGCCATCGTCGTCTCCCGGGCCGACAGCGCGTCCGAGCACGTCGGCGAGCACCTGCTCGATCTGGCCGACTGGGAGGAACGAGTCGACGACAGCCGGCCGGACGCCGACGGCGGCGCCACGGTGTACCACCTCGACGACGCCGAGTTGCGATTCTTCGACGAACTCCACCTCGAGACGACCCGCGTCGCCGACGGCTTCGACGACCCCGACCTGCTCGTCTTCGCCTCGCGCCACGCGGGCGAGACGGACGAACTGCTGACCGCCCACCACACCGGCAACTTCGGCGAGGCGGAGTTCGGCGGGACGGACGGCTCGCTCGCCCGCGCCTGCCCGAACGCTCACCGGCGCGTCCTCGAGGCCCTCGCCGAGCACGCGCCCGAGGAGTACGAGGTCGGGATGGAGTGCACCCACCACGGCCCGAGCGACGTCGGCACCCCCTCGATGTTCGTCGAGGTCGGCAGCGACGAGGCCCAGTGGGCCGACCCAGCGGCCGCCCGCGCCGTCGCCAGCGCCATCCTCGACCTGCGAGGCGTCGCCCCCGACGCGCCCCGGGAGAACGGGTCCCGTCGACAGCTCGTGGGGTTCGGCGGCTGCCACTACGCCCCCCGGTTCGACCGCGTCGTCCACGAGACGGACTGGGCCGTCGGCCACGTCGCGGCCGACTGGTGTCTCGACGCGATGGGTGACCCCGAAGCCAACGAGGACGTCGTCCGGCAGGCGTTCGAGGCGAGCGCGGCCGACTACGCCCTGCTGGAGGCCGACCGACTTGCCCTGCGCGAGACCATCGCGGCCCTGGGCTATCGCGTCGTCAGCGAGACCTGGGTCCGCGAGACGACCGGCGTCCCGCTCGGCCTCGTCGAGCGCGCGGAAGACGCCATCGCGACCGTAGACGAGGGGCTGCGGTTCGGTGACGTCCCGGGCGCCGTCGACGACGCGGCCGCCGACGACGAAGCGGCGGTCCCCGTCGACTTCGACGTCGTGTCCATCTCTGACGACCTCCTCACGGAAGCGTGCGGCATCGACGCCGAGGGCGTGCTGGACGCCGTCTCCGAGAGTGCAGTCGCCTTCGACACTGAGCAAAACGGAACGCGCGTCGTGGGCCCCGTCGCGGTCCGGAACGCGAGCGACAGGGACCGGATACTCGACGGAATCGCCGACGTCCTCCGGGCGAAGTACGACGAGGTCACGCGGAGCGGCGACGAGCTGATCGCCAGACGGCAGGCGCTCGACCCGGAGCGGGCGCGGATGATCGGCGTCCCCGAGGGGCCGAAGTTCGGCCGGCTTTCCAGCGGCGAATCGGTCGAGGTCGACGGCCGAACTATCAAACCCGAAGACGTCAGTAGAGAGCGAAAACGGCGCTTTAATTGCTAG
- a CDS encoding DUF2270 domain-containing protein has protein sequence MARDHDGFDPEAPAQSEIGREMVDQSTGLGSVVAHMYRGELDREVNWRTRLDSTTNWAVTIIAGILAYAFSSEDVGHAIILVGIVIGVVFLVIEAGRFRRYDVFRSRVRSMQENLFANALDPSEGVEQRDWRRQLSEDYRRPTVKLSLQQALAHRLRRVYLPLLCGLLIVWLIRLTGADGSMIEAARVSGVPGLAVFAAVGLLYVTLFAIAFWPGQTDIAETSDEADRGDLDQTG, from the coding sequence ATGGCTCGCGATCACGACGGCTTCGATCCGGAGGCACCGGCACAGAGCGAGATCGGTCGCGAGATGGTCGACCAGAGCACGGGACTCGGGTCGGTGGTCGCGCACATGTACCGCGGCGAACTCGACCGGGAGGTCAACTGGCGCACGCGCCTCGATTCGACGACGAACTGGGCAGTGACCATCATCGCAGGTATCCTGGCGTACGCCTTCTCCAGCGAGGACGTCGGGCACGCGATCATCCTGGTCGGCATCGTCATCGGCGTCGTCTTCCTCGTCATCGAGGCGGGCCGCTTCCGGCGCTACGACGTGTTCCGCTCCCGCGTGCGCTCGATGCAGGAGAACCTGTTCGCGAACGCGCTGGACCCCTCCGAGGGCGTCGAACAGCGCGACTGGCGCCGGCAGCTGAGCGAGGACTACCGGCGGCCGACGGTGAAGCTCTCGCTCCAGCAGGCGCTGGCCCACCGCCTCCGCCGTGTGTACCTGCCGCTGTTGTGTGGCCTGCTGATCGTCTGGCTGATCCGGCTGACCGGCGCCGACGGGTCGATGATCGAAGCGGCCCGCGTCTCGGGAGTGCCGGGATTGGCGGTGTTCGCCGCCGTCGGTCTCCTCTACGTCACCCTCTTCGCCATCGCGTTCTGGCCGGGCCAGACCGACATCGCGGAGACGAGCGACGAGGCGGACCGCGGCGACCTCGACCAGACTGGCTGA
- a CDS encoding sodium:calcium antiporter has translation MSRLRHPLVAVGAAFLLTAPWIVAFASGYPLSTLATVGLSGLGVVGASFLLAWAAETAEKDVPTAFAIAVLAVLAVAPEYAVDALYAWNAGAYAGTPRGAEAANLAIANMTGANRILIGLGWSGIALFTVYRAMHTGDPAVRSRPGWLSDSVQLDRDIGLEIVFLFLATVWAFLVPFGGGIGMLDTVVLVGLYAAYIVIILRGEVEPPEEHGGVPAYFQGWARPWRPLVVLALFTFSGALIFSAVEPFAHGLEELGLEYGVPAFFMIQWIAPLASETPELIVVAVLVNKARSTAGFNALISSKLNQWTLLIGTLAVVYSIALGQIGTLQFDLKQSVEIWVTAAQSLFAIALLINFEISVRESLVLLVLFLSQVIIEFLILRVLTVPNPEELSLLFLDAYIVLYVLLAVGLFVVRRGAVMEIFGIAANTVRSAIWREPSTEHAD, from the coding sequence GTGAGTCGTCTCCGCCATCCACTGGTCGCGGTCGGGGCAGCGTTCCTGCTGACAGCCCCGTGGATAGTTGCCTTCGCCAGCGGGTATCCGCTCTCGACGCTGGCCACCGTCGGTCTCAGCGGTCTCGGTGTCGTCGGCGCGTCGTTCCTGCTGGCCTGGGCGGCCGAAACCGCAGAGAAGGACGTGCCGACGGCCTTCGCCATCGCCGTGCTGGCCGTCCTCGCCGTCGCCCCGGAGTACGCCGTCGACGCCCTGTACGCCTGGAACGCGGGCGCCTACGCCGGCACGCCCCGCGGCGCCGAAGCGGCCAACCTCGCCATCGCGAACATGACCGGTGCCAACCGGATCCTCATCGGTCTGGGCTGGTCCGGCATCGCCCTGTTCACCGTCTACCGGGCGATGCACACCGGCGACCCCGCCGTCCGGAGCCGACCGGGCTGGCTCTCGGACTCGGTCCAGCTCGACCGCGACATCGGGCTCGAGATCGTCTTCCTCTTTCTCGCGACGGTCTGGGCGTTCCTCGTCCCCTTCGGCGGCGGCATCGGTATGCTCGACACCGTCGTCCTCGTCGGCCTCTACGCCGCGTACATCGTGATCATCCTCCGCGGCGAAGTCGAGCCCCCGGAGGAACACGGCGGCGTCCCAGCGTACTTCCAGGGGTGGGCCCGGCCGTGGCGGCCGCTGGTCGTCCTCGCGCTGTTCACCTTCTCCGGCGCGCTGATCTTCTCCGCCGTCGAACCGTTCGCTCACGGCCTCGAAGAACTGGGCCTGGAGTACGGCGTCCCCGCGTTCTTCATGATCCAGTGGATCGCGCCGCTGGCCAGTGAAACGCCCGAACTCATCGTCGTCGCGGTGCTCGTGAACAAGGCGCGCTCGACGGCCGGGTTCAACGCGCTCATCTCCTCGAAGCTGAACCAGTGGACGCTGCTGATCGGGACGCTGGCCGTCGTCTACAGCATCGCACTGGGCCAGATCGGGACCCTCCAGTTCGACCTCAAGCAGTCGGTCGAAATCTGGGTGACCGCCGCCCAGTCGCTGTTCGCCATCGCGCTGCTGATCAACTTCGAGATATCCGTCCGGGAGTCGCTCGTGCTCCTCGTACTCTTCCTCTCGCAGGTGATCATCGAGTTCCTGATTCTCCGCGTCCTCACCGTCCCGAATCCGGAGGAACTGAGCCTCCTCTTCCTCGACGCCTACATCGTTCTCTACGTCCTGCTCGCGGTCGGTCTCTTCGTGGTGCGCCGTGGTGCAGTCATGGAAATCTTCGGTATCGCAGCGAACACTGTTCGCTCGGCCATCTGGCGTGAGCCGTCGACGGAGCACGCCGACTGA
- a CDS encoding anthranilate synthase component I family protein → MPTVTTDRDAFLGLAADAPATARVPVEVHVAVDDPFLAYRRARDGDEACGVYLGTTGGQSGWGYFATTPARFEEVGPEDGSALAALDSFLDEERLVRGDCDVPYPCGAIGWLSYDVVRELEDLTDSAVTDRALPRLQIAAYDRIAAWEEPRDECEGGAEAEDGTEGADETTLRVTACPRLDEFESPGVAYAFGRQHALDLARRAVNGDPLVGEPRVQTDRATFESDCTREAYAERVRRVKEYVREGDTFQANVSQRLVAPAAVHPVDAFDALREVNPAPYSALVEFPGVDLVSASPELLLERDGEHLLTEPIAGTRPRGESADADEELEADLLADEKERAEHAMLVDLERNDLGKVSEFGSVDVPEYRRVDRYSEVMHLVSRVEGRLRDDRDLTDAIAAVFPGGTITGAPKPRTMEIIDELEATRRGPYTGSIGIFGFDGRATLNILIRTLVRYRSRYYLRVGAGIVHDSVPEREYEETLDKGRALINAVDAALDDRTELTVEGSE, encoded by the coding sequence ATGCCGACCGTCACGACCGACCGGGACGCGTTTCTCGGCCTCGCGGCCGACGCTCCGGCGACTGCACGGGTCCCCGTCGAGGTCCACGTCGCGGTCGACGACCCGTTTCTCGCCTACCGGCGGGCGCGCGACGGCGACGAGGCCTGCGGCGTCTATCTCGGGACCACCGGCGGCCAGTCCGGGTGGGGGTACTTCGCGACGACCCCGGCCCGGTTCGAAGAGGTGGGGCCGGAAGACGGCTCCGCGCTCGCCGCACTCGACTCGTTCCTCGACGAGGAGCGACTCGTCCGGGGCGATTGCGACGTCCCGTACCCCTGCGGCGCCATCGGGTGGCTCTCCTACGACGTCGTGCGTGAACTGGAGGACCTCACGGATTCGGCCGTCACCGACCGCGCGCTGCCCCGGTTGCAGATCGCCGCGTACGACCGCATCGCCGCCTGGGAGGAACCCAGGGACGAGTGTGAGGGCGGCGCCGAGGCTGAGGACGGAACTGAGGGAGCGGACGAGACGACGCTCCGGGTGACCGCGTGCCCGCGCCTCGACGAGTTCGAGAGCCCCGGCGTCGCCTACGCGTTCGGCCGCCAGCACGCCCTCGACCTGGCGAGGCGGGCCGTCAACGGCGACCCGCTGGTCGGGGAGCCGCGGGTCCAGACCGACCGCGCTACTTTCGAGAGCGACTGCACGCGCGAGGCCTACGCCGAGCGCGTCCGCCGCGTCAAGGAGTACGTCCGCGAGGGCGACACGTTCCAGGCCAACGTCTCCCAGCGCCTCGTCGCGCCCGCGGCGGTCCACCCCGTCGACGCCTTCGACGCGCTCCGGGAGGTCAATCCAGCGCCCTACTCCGCGCTCGTGGAGTTCCCCGGCGTCGACCTGGTGAGCGCGAGCCCCGAGCTCCTGCTCGAACGCGACGGGGAACACCTGCTCACGGAACCCATCGCCGGGACGCGCCCGCGAGGAGAGTCCGCCGACGCGGACGAGGAACTGGAGGCCGACCTGCTGGCCGACGAGAAGGAGCGGGCCGAACACGCCATGCTCGTCGACCTGGAGCGAAACGACCTGGGGAAGGTCAGCGAATTCGGCTCCGTCGACGTCCCGGAGTATCGCCGCGTCGACCGCTACTCCGAGGTGATGCATCTGGTCTCCAGGGTAGAGGGGCGCCTGCGCGACGACCGCGACCTGACCGACGCCATCGCGGCCGTCTTCCCCGGCGGGACCATCACCGGCGCGCCCAAGCCCCGGACGATGGAGATCATCGACGAACTGGAGGCCACCCGGCGCGGCCCATACACGGGCTCCATCGGCATCTTCGGCTTCGACGGCCGCGCGACGCTGAACATCCTCATCCGCACGCTCGTTCGCTACCGGAGTCGCTACTACCTCCGCGTCGGCGCGGGCATCGTCCACGATTCGGTCCCCGAACGGGAGTACGAGGAGACGCTGGACAAGGGACGCGCGCTGATCAACGCCGTCGACGCTGCCCTCGACGACCGGACCGAGCTGACCGTGGAGGGGTCGGAATGA
- a CDS encoding aminotransferase class IV, with translation MQYHVNGDLVPAEDATVSVADRGFQYGDAAFETLRAYGGECFQWDAHRERLQRTAETLGFGDAVPDDLRERVAETLDANDLADAYVKVSVTRGVQPGKLTPAAEVDPTVVVIVKELPRGGTDGDRVWEDPATVQTVRTRRVPDAALPTDAKTHNYLNGILGRLELRRAATADHSADECLMRDVDGTVVEGATSNLFFVTENGLRTPAADLDLLPGVTRSVVMDLADAEDFPVETGRYSVDAVRNADEAFLTNSTWEIRPIASVDGIEIGSGPMTKLLQRLFDERVEELHYG, from the coding sequence ATGCAATACCACGTGAACGGCGACCTGGTCCCGGCAGAAGATGCGACCGTCAGCGTCGCGGACCGCGGCTTCCAGTACGGCGACGCCGCCTTCGAGACGCTGCGGGCCTACGGCGGCGAGTGCTTTCAGTGGGACGCCCACCGCGAGCGCCTCCAGCGGACCGCCGAGACGCTCGGTTTCGGCGACGCAGTACCGGACGATTTGCGCGAGCGCGTCGCCGAGACGCTGGACGCCAACGACCTGGCGGACGCGTACGTCAAGGTCTCGGTGACGAGAGGCGTCCAGCCCGGGAAGCTCACCCCTGCCGCCGAGGTCGACCCGACGGTCGTGGTCATCGTGAAGGAACTGCCCCGCGGCGGTACCGACGGCGACCGGGTCTGGGAGGACCCGGCGACGGTCCAGACCGTTCGGACCCGTCGGGTCCCCGACGCGGCGCTCCCGACGGACGCCAAGACCCACAACTACCTCAACGGCATCCTGGGCCGCCTGGAACTCCGCCGGGCCGCGACGGCCGACCACAGCGCCGACGAGTGCCTGATGCGCGACGTGGACGGGACCGTCGTCGAGGGCGCGACGAGCAACCTCTTCTTCGTGACGGAGAACGGCCTCCGGACCCCTGCCGCGGACCTGGACCTGCTGCCCGGCGTCACCCGCTCCGTGGTGATGGATCTCGCCGACGCCGAGGACTTCCCGGTCGAGACCGGCCGCTACTCCGTCGACGCGGTCCGGAACGCGGACGAGGCGTTCCTCACGAACTCGACCTGGGAGATCCGCCCGATCGCGAGCGTGGACGGGATCGAAATCGGTAGCGGGCCGATGACGAAACTCCTCCAGCGCCTGTTCGACGAACGCGTGGAGGAACTGCACTACGGGTGA
- a CDS encoding protein translocase SEC61 complex subunit gamma: MDVPYDLTSYVRVLKLASTPSWEEFSQVALIAGAGVVLVGLIGFAIFVIMNFVPGAVPT; encoded by the coding sequence ATGGACGTACCCTATGACCTCACCTCGTACGTGCGCGTGCTCAAGCTCGCGAGCACGCCCTCGTGGGAGGAGTTCTCCCAGGTCGCCCTCATCGCGGGCGCGGGAGTCGTGCTCGTCGGCCTCATCGGCTTCGCCATCTTCGTGATAATGAACTTCGTACCGGGCGCGGTCCCGACGTGA
- a CDS encoding shikimate dehydrogenase, with protein MQVYGLIGNPVGHSLSPPMHEAGYREVGLDARYVTFEPGADDAVAAVEGADALGVAGLNVTIPFKRDVLEAVDPDPLAERIGAVNTIDFGEGTPTGYNTDAVGAVRALREHDVAIEGTAVVVGAGGAGRAVAFGLADEGMTVEIANRTVETAHDLAADVPDASGHGLDDLDDLLVDADVLVNCTSVGMDEDRSPVAADALHGDLAVLDAVYSPIETRLLREAAAAGATTVDGAWMLLFQGVEAFERWTGERAPVDQMNAALRDRLHET; from the coding sequence ATGCAGGTCTACGGTCTCATCGGGAACCCGGTCGGTCACTCGCTGTCGCCGCCGATGCACGAGGCGGGGTATCGCGAGGTCGGTCTCGACGCCCGGTACGTCACGTTCGAACCGGGAGCGGACGACGCCGTCGCCGCGGTGGAGGGCGCCGACGCGCTCGGCGTCGCCGGCCTCAACGTCACCATCCCGTTCAAGCGGGACGTCCTCGAGGCGGTCGACCCCGATCCGCTGGCCGAACGCATCGGGGCGGTCAACACCATCGACTTCGGCGAGGGGACGCCGACGGGGTACAACACCGACGCCGTGGGCGCCGTCCGGGCACTCCGCGAGCACGACGTCGCCATCGAGGGGACGGCCGTCGTCGTCGGCGCGGGCGGCGCGGGCCGGGCCGTCGCATTCGGCCTGGCTGACGAGGGCATGACCGTCGAAATCGCCAATCGAACCGTCGAAACGGCCCACGACCTGGCAGCGGACGTCCCCGACGCCTCGGGCCACGGGCTGGACGACCTCGACGACCTTCTCGTGGACGCCGACGTGCTCGTCAACTGTACCAGCGTCGGGATGGACGAGGACCGGTCGCCGGTGGCGGCCGACGCGCTCCACGGCGACCTGGCCGTGCTCGACGCGGTGTACTCACCGATAGAGACGCGCTTGCTTCGCGAGGCCGCGGCCGCCGGTGCCACGACGGTCGACGGCGCGTGGATGCTCCTGTTCCAGGGCGTCGAGGCGTTCGAACGCTGGACTGGCGAACGGGCACCGGTCGATCAGATGAACGCCGCGCTCCGCGACCGACTTCACGAGACGTAG
- the ftsZ gene encoding cell division protein FtsZ — MDSIIDDAIEEAEDEREEPTSGGDRDAANTPETTDDMNTSGTMTDDELSSVVKDLETKITVVGCGGAGGNTVTRMMEEGIHGAKLVAANTDAQHLADEVMADTKILIGRKRTGGRGAGSVPKIGEEAAQENIEDIQQSISGSDMVFVTAGLGGGTGTGSAPVVAQAAQEAGALTISIVTIPFTAEGERRRANADAGLERLRSVSDTVIVVPNDRLLDYAPSMPLQDAFKICDRVLMRSVKGMTELITKPGLVNVDFADVRTIMENGGVAMIGLGESDSENKAQDSIRSALRSPLLDVEFDGANSALVNVVGGPDMSIEEAEGVVEEIYDRIDPDARIIWGASVNDDFEGKMETMIVVTGVESPQIYGKSEAEREKAAKQVGEDIDYVE; from the coding sequence ATGGACAGCATAATCGACGACGCCATCGAGGAGGCCGAAGACGAGCGGGAGGAACCCACGTCGGGCGGGGATCGGGACGCGGCAAACACCCCCGAGACGACCGACGACATGAACACGTCGGGGACGATGACGGACGACGAACTCTCGAGCGTCGTCAAGGACCTGGAGACGAAGATTACCGTCGTCGGTTGCGGGGGCGCCGGCGGGAACACCGTCACCCGGATGATGGAAGAGGGGATCCACGGGGCGAAACTCGTGGCCGCCAACACCGACGCCCAGCACCTCGCCGACGAGGTTATGGCCGACACGAAGATCCTCATCGGCCGCAAGCGCACCGGCGGCCGCGGCGCGGGCTCGGTCCCCAAGATCGGCGAGGAGGCCGCCCAGGAGAACATCGAAGACATCCAGCAGTCCATCTCCGGCTCCGACATGGTGTTCGTCACCGCCGGCCTCGGTGGCGGAACCGGCACCGGCTCGGCCCCCGTCGTCGCCCAGGCCGCCCAGGAAGCGGGCGCCCTGACCATCTCTATCGTCACGATTCCCTTCACCGCGGAGGGCGAGCGCCGTCGCGCCAACGCCGACGCCGGCCTCGAACGTCTCCGCTCTGTCTCCGACACCGTCATCGTCGTCCCGAACGACCGCCTCCTCGACTACGCGCCGTCGATGCCGCTGCAGGACGCGTTCAAGATCTGCGACCGCGTCCTGATGCGCTCGGTCAAGGGGATGACCGAACTCATCACCAAGCCCGGCCTCGTCAACGTCGACTTCGCCGACGTTCGCACCATCATGGAGAACGGTGGCGTCGCGATGATCGGCCTCGGCGAGTCCGACAGCGAGAACAAGGCCCAGGACTCGATCCGTTCGGCCCTGCGCTCGCCGCTGCTCGACGTCGAGTTCGACGGCGCGAACAGCGCGCTCGTCAACGTCGTCGGTGGCCCGGACATGTCAATCGAAGAGGCCGAAGGCGTCGTCGAGGAGATCTACGACCGCATCGACCCCGACGCCCGCATCATCTGGGGCGCCAGCGTCAACGACGACTTCGAGGGGAAGATGGAGACGATGATCGTCGTCACCGGCGTCGAGTCCCCGCAGATCTACGGGAAGTCCGAAGCCGAACGCGAGAAGGCCGCAAAGCAGGTGGGCGAAGACATCGACTACGTCGAATAG
- a CDS encoding anthranilate synthase component II, translated as MTGPFGTSGATAGSGGPADDFAPTVLVLDNYDSFAYNLVQYVGEVVLRLGGNVDDVVVRRNDAVDVDGIRALDPDGIVVSPGPGTPEEAGVSMPIFADLDYPTLGVCLGHQALCAANGAPVGHAEAVVHGKASAMTHDGEGVFTDLPDPLEVGRYHSLAVERDDLPDSLELTAHTEDEADGEAGVVMAVRHRERPHVGVQFHPESILTEHGKQLVENFVLRCNTT; from the coding sequence ATGACCGGACCGTTCGGAACGTCCGGGGCGACCGCCGGTTCCGGAGGACCGGCCGACGACTTCGCGCCCACCGTCCTCGTGCTAGACAACTACGACTCCTTCGCCTACAACCTCGTCCAGTACGTCGGCGAGGTGGTGCTGCGCCTGGGGGGGAACGTCGACGACGTAGTGGTCCGCCGGAACGACGCCGTCGACGTCGACGGGATACGGGCGCTGGATCCGGACGGCATCGTCGTCTCGCCGGGGCCCGGTACTCCCGAAGAGGCGGGCGTCTCGATGCCGATATTCGCCGACCTCGATTACCCGACGCTCGGCGTCTGCCTCGGCCACCAGGCGCTGTGTGCCGCCAACGGCGCGCCGGTGGGCCACGCCGAGGCCGTCGTCCACGGCAAGGCCTCGGCGATGACCCACGACGGCGAGGGCGTCTTTACCGACCTGCCCGACCCGCTCGAAGTCGGTCGGTACCACTCCCTCGCCGTCGAGCGGGACGACCTGCCAGATTCGCTGGAGTTGACGGCGCACACCGAGGACGAGGCCGACGGTGAGGCGGGCGTCGTCATGGCCGTCCGCCACCGCGAGCGCCCTCACGTCGGCGTCCAGTTCCACCCGGAGAGCATCCTGACCGAACACGGCAAACAACTCGTGGAGAACTTCGTCCTCAGATGCAATACCACGTGA
- a CDS encoding transcription elongation factor Spt5 has product MSEDTRRRKRWRCEDQVTVELYEATVPIPVTVRGDQIRVLDSEER; this is encoded by the coding sequence GTGAGCGAGGATACCCGACGAAGAAAAAGGTGGAGGTGCGAGGACCAGGTCACGGTCGAGCTGTACGAAGCGACGGTCCCGATTCCCGTTACCGTCCGTGGGGACCAGATCCGCGTGCTCGACTCCGAAGAGCGGTAG
- a CDS encoding helix-hairpin-helix domain-containing protein, producing the protein MGLIQKLKSALGLDGADSPDSGTAAPRDVDVTVEREPSSESEDAVKGTETAASRTSEREESDVGVGTGESSEAETPIEEAEPDAGESPVQAVDDETVQTEIEDVGEGATDAATEESTADAPIEDAEVEEEVPAADDEEASDESDGDTSAESEDAGSTEDLDEGSVEDDGTEAAAADVPDDPVTEISGIGPAYGQRLSDAGVETVADLAAADPDELESATDISAARIEGWIDAAAEY; encoded by the coding sequence ATGGGTCTGATACAGAAGCTGAAATCCGCGCTCGGTCTCGACGGCGCGGACTCTCCCGACTCCGGGACGGCCGCGCCGCGGGACGTCGACGTCACCGTGGAGCGTGAGCCGTCTTCGGAGTCCGAGGACGCCGTCAAGGGGACCGAAACGGCGGCGTCCCGGACCTCCGAGCGGGAGGAATCCGACGTGGGGGTCGGGACTGGGGAATCGAGCGAGGCGGAGACGCCGATCGAAGAAGCGGAACCCGACGCCGGCGAGTCGCCGGTCCAGGCGGTCGACGACGAGACCGTCCAGACCGAGATCGAGGACGTCGGCGAGGGGGCCACCGACGCGGCGACCGAGGAATCGACGGCGGACGCTCCGATCGAAGACGCGGAGGTAGAGGAGGAGGTACCTGCCGCGGACGACGAGGAGGCGTCCGACGAAAGCGACGGTGACACGTCTGCCGAGAGCGAGGACGCGGGATCCACCGAGGACCTCGACGAAGGGTCGGTCGAGGACGACGGGACCGAGGCTGCCGCCGCCGACGTCCCGGACGACCCGGTCACCGAGATCAGCGGCATCGGTCCGGCGTACGGTCAGCGACTGTCCGACGCCGGCGTCGAGACCGTCGCCGACCTCGCCGCGGCTGACCCCGACGAACTCGAATCGGCCACCGACATCTCCGCCGCGCGCATCGAGGGCTGGATCGACGCCGCCGCGGAATACTGA
- a CDS encoding transcription elongation factor Spt5 encodes MGIYAVKTTASQERTVADMIVNREEPSIHAALAPDSLTSYVMVEADDESVFERILDEIPHANGVVPGQSSMTEVEHFLSPKPDVEGIAEGDIVELIAGPFKGEKAQVQRIDEGKDQVTVELYEATVPIPVTVRGDQIRVLDSEER; translated from the coding sequence ATGGGTATCTACGCAGTCAAAACCACGGCCAGTCAGGAACGCACCGTCGCGGACATGATCGTCAACCGCGAGGAGCCGTCGATCCACGCGGCCCTCGCGCCGGACTCGCTGACCAGCTACGTCATGGTCGAGGCCGACGACGAGAGCGTCTTCGAGCGCATCCTCGACGAGATCCCCCACGCAAACGGCGTCGTGCCGGGCCAGTCCTCGATGACGGAAGTCGAGCACTTCCTCTCGCCCAAGCCCGACGTCGAGGGCATCGCAGAAGGGGACATCGTCGAACTCATCGCCGGGCCGTTCAAGGGAGAGAAGGCCCAGGTCCAGCGCATCGACGAAGGGAAGGACCAGGTCACGGTCGAGCTGTACGAAGCGACAGTCCCGATTCCCGTTACCGTCCGTGGGGACCAGATCCGCGTGCTCGACTCCGAAGAGCGGTAG